One genomic segment of Ipomoea triloba cultivar NCNSP0323 chromosome 9, ASM357664v1 includes these proteins:
- the LOC116030569 gene encoding F-box/FBD/LRR-repeat protein At1g13570-like produces the protein MIKAENELVEKPSQVDIVDRISNLPWEVLDNILGRLRMDAVAKMSVLSKKWRNNWRNVSTITLAGERNVRVIYHVLLSHHVHIEKFTLSMLEGSIESADLTSWLNFLRRSGIKELTLEFNRASHLNKTIGFSKLVSLCLTNFLTEAIVLQSLIEGCPLLEKLKLLDFRIWDCLNINAHMLRSCHIEGSFKDVRIESSPKLNDAYFNLTLRPGSPEWREQGVANYLVQFLGCLSQFKKLTLCGSILKIWATSRIREKVIVACDSLNVLSLLNIGDDDADQLSAVYILLQKASYLKEFSIKLGSTPYERRINDAREFNISKFNFCFNQLRFAKIDMGEVPSRVRRPEYEWKQEAGVELIKTLFVSSPVLKEMVVKRSNCEVGFLRELLSVQRASMDLLFKYFCSHCSRTFLT, from the exons ATGATAAAGgctgaaaatgaattggttgaGAAACCTTCACAGGTGGACATAGTTGATAGAATAAGCAATCTGCCATGGGAGGTGCTAGACAACATCCTAGGTCGCCTCCGGATGGATGCCGTTGCTAAGATGAGCGTTTTATCCAAAAAGTGGAGAAATAATTGGAGAAATGTTTCGACTATCACACTTGCTGGTGAAAGAAATGTGAGAGTCATCTATCATGTCCTATTATCTCATCATGTGCATATAGAGAAGTTTACACTTTCCATGTTAGAGGGGTCGATTGAAAGTGCTGATTTAACCAGTTGGTTAAACTTCTTAAGAAGAAGTGGTATCAAGGAATTAACTCTCGAATTCAATAGGGCATCCCATTTGAATAAAACCATTGGGTTTAGCAAACTGGTTAGTCTTTGCTTAACAAATTTCCTCACAGAGGCTATAGTACTTCAAAGTTTGATTGAAGGGTGCCCACTTCTTGAGAAGTTAAAGTTGTTGGATTTTCGCATATGGGACTGCCTTAACATCAACGCACATATGCTGAGGTCATGTCATATTGAAGGATCATTCAAGGATGTTCGTATCGAAAGCAGTCCTAAGCTGAATGATGCTTATTTTAACCTGACACTGAGACCTGGAAGCCCTGAATGGAGAGAGCAGGGGGTTGCTAATTATCTGGTGCAATTTCTTGGTTGTCTATCACAATTCAAAAAACTAACTCTGTGTGGTTCTATCCTCAAG ATTTGGGCAACAAGTCGCATTAGGGAGAAGGTCATAGTTGCATGTGATTCTTTAAATGTTCTTTCACTACTCAACATTGGGGATGATGATGCTGATCAGCTTTCAGCTGTTTATATTCTTCTGCAAAAGGCTTCATATTTGAAAGAATTTTCCATTAAA CTAGGATCCACTCCTTATGAACGGCGCATAAATGATGCCAGAGAATTCAATATCAGTAAATTTAACTTTTGCTTCAACCAGCTCCGATTTGCAAAAATAGATATGGGAGAGGTCCCAAGTAGAGTTCGGAGACCTGAGTATGAGTGGAAGCAGGAAGCCGGTGTGGAGTTAATAAAAACACTCTTTGTTTCTTCACCTGTACTGAAAGAGATGGTGGTTAAGCGGTCCAACTGTGAAGTAGGATTCTTGAGAGAGCTGCTATCGGTCCAGAGAGCATCCATGGATTTGTTATTCAAATACTTCTGTAGTCACTGTAGCCGGACTTTTCTGACCTGA
- the LOC116030570 gene encoding probable pectinesterase 68, which yields MAANSSLTPLFFFFFFLQFFSLFHATPLAPHSSAGGGGGSSNNCSRTHGGHHWVGPTGNRTIYVDLDGFGDFRSVQAAVDSVAEHNSMNVLIQIGPGCYVEKVVVPASKPYITFQGAGRETTVIEWHDRASDRGPDGQQLRTYQTASVTVFASFFSARNISFKNTAPAPLPGMQGWQAVAFRISGDKAYFSGCGFYGAQDTLCDDAGRHYFKECYIEGSIDFIFGNGRSMYKDCQIHSIARRFGSIAAQDRNSPDEKTGFSFVNCTVTGTGPLYVGRAMGQYSRIVFSYTYFDDVVAHGGWDDWDHASNKSKTAFFGVYKCSGPGAAAVRGVSWARELDFDTAHPFLAKSFVNGRHWITLGDA from the exons ATGGCTGCGAATTCTTCTCTCActcctcttttcttcttcttcttcttcctgcaATTCTTCTCGTTATTCCATGCAACGCCATTGGCGCCGCACTCGTCAGCCGGCGGCGGTGGCGGTTCCAGTAATAATTGTAGCAGGACGCACGGCGGGCACCACTGGGTGGGGCCCACCGGCAACCGCACCATCTACGTCGACCTCGACGGCTTCGGTGACTTCCGGTCTGTTCAGGCCGCCGTTGATTCCGTGGCGGAGCACAATAGCATGAACGTCCTCATTCAAATCGGTCCCGGGTGCTACGT GGAGAAAGTGGTGGTGCCGGCGTCGAAACCGTACATAACGTTTCAAGGCGCGGGGAGGGAGACGACGGTGATAGAATGGCACGACAGAGCAAGCGATCGCGGCCCAGATGGGCAGCAGCTCCGCACTTACCAAACGGCTTCCGTCACTGTGTTTGCTAGCTTTTTCTCCGCCAGAAACATTAGCTTCAAG AATACGGCGCCGGCGCCGCTGCCGGGGATGCAAGGATGGCAAGCGGTGGCGTTTAGGATATCCGGCGACAAAGCTTACTTCTCCGGCTGCGGATTCTACGGCGCTCAGGATACTCTCTGCGACGACGCCGGCCGCCATTACTTCAAGGAATGCTACATCGAAGGCTCCATCGACTTCATCTTCGGCAACGGCCGCTCCATGTACAaa GATTGCCAGATACATTCAATAGCCAGAAGATTCGGGTCCATTGCGGCCCAGGACAGAAATTCTCCCGACGAAAAAACCGGGTTCTCGTTTGTAAACTGCACTGTGACAGGAACTGGGCCGCTTTACGTGGGCCGGGCCATGGGCCAGTATTCCAGGATTGTCTTTTCCTATACTTATTTTGATGACGTGGTGGCCCATGGTGGCTGGGATGACTGGGACCACGCCAGCAACAAGAGCAA GACTGCATTTTTTGGGGTGTATAAATGTTCGGGCCCAGGAGCAGCAGCGGTCCGAGGAGTATCATGGGCCCGAGAGCTTGATTTTGATACGGCCCACCCATTCCTCGCCAAGAGCTTTGTAAATGGGAGGCATTGGATTACACTTGGAGATGCCTAG